The Sinomonas sp. P10A9 genome includes a window with the following:
- a CDS encoding Gfo/Idh/MocA family oxidoreductase — METTKTVTLGLVGVGRIGVMHARNIAAIAPQLAERERGLELRLKLTDVAEEHARAVAAEVGAEFVPGGVQGLIASGVDALVVATGTQTHPELIRAGVDAGLPVFCEKPVAGSVADSLPVLEYIAEKGGVVQIGHQRRFDAGYLEAKRRFDAGEIGWIHSLRAMTGDMFPPSVEFLATSGGLFRDCSVHDFDILRWLTGREIVEVYAKGSNNGDPAIGEVGDVDTALAVVTFDDGTVGTVSATRYNGAGHDVRLEIQGSKDSVMVGLDDKTALRSTETGVAFPGGETHKTFAERFDAAYRAELAAFVELVLGERTNPCTPEDAVAASRVADAAQESLETGAPVRVEVPARA, encoded by the coding sequence ATGGAGACCACCAAGACTGTCACGCTCGGACTCGTCGGAGTCGGGCGCATCGGCGTCATGCACGCCCGCAACATCGCGGCGATCGCGCCGCAGCTCGCCGAGCGCGAGCGCGGCCTAGAGCTTCGGCTCAAGCTCACCGACGTCGCCGAGGAGCACGCGCGCGCCGTCGCGGCCGAGGTCGGCGCCGAGTTCGTCCCTGGCGGCGTGCAGGGGCTCATCGCCTCCGGCGTCGATGCGCTCGTCGTCGCCACCGGCACCCAGACCCACCCCGAGCTCATCCGGGCGGGCGTCGACGCGGGACTGCCCGTGTTCTGCGAGAAGCCGGTGGCCGGCTCCGTCGCGGACTCCCTGCCGGTGCTCGAGTACATCGCCGAGAAGGGCGGCGTCGTGCAGATCGGCCATCAGCGCCGCTTCGACGCGGGCTACCTCGAGGCCAAGCGCCGCTTCGACGCGGGTGAGATCGGCTGGATCCATTCGCTGCGGGCCATGACCGGGGACATGTTCCCGCCCTCCGTCGAGTTCCTCGCCACCTCCGGCGGCCTCTTCCGCGACTGCTCGGTCCACGACTTCGACATCCTCCGGTGGCTCACAGGCCGCGAGATCGTCGAGGTCTACGCGAAGGGCTCGAACAACGGCGATCCCGCGATCGGCGAGGTCGGCGACGTAGACACCGCGCTCGCCGTTGTGACGTTCGACGACGGCACGGTCGGCACGGTCTCCGCGACGCGCTACAACGGGGCCGGACACGACGTGCGCCTCGAGATCCAGGGGTCCAAGGACTCCGTCATGGTGGGGCTGGACGACAAGACCGCCCTGCGCTCGACCGAGACCGGCGTCGCGTTCCCGGGAGGGGAGACGCACAAGACGTTCGCCGAGCGGTTCGACGCCGCGTACCGGGCCGAGCTCGCAGCCTTCGTGGAGCTGGTGCTCGGCGAACGCACGAATCCCTGCACCCCGGAGGACGCCGTCGCCGCCTCGCGCGTTGCCGACGCAGCTCAGGAATCCCTTGAGACCGGCGCGCCGGTCCGGGTGGAGGTCCCGGCCCGCGCCTGA
- a CDS encoding CehA/McbA family metallohydrolase — MTSPCQAHSGDTPALLSPSRRGFLTAALTGAALTLAPMTFATADTGTSRTKTLTGHLDPGAADFVYLPVEIPAGVNKISVSYSYNKPTITPGLLVNACDIGIFDEKGTDLQGKGFRGWSGGFRTEFSISAAEATPGYLAGPIGKGTWNVILGPYQVSEHGLDYTVTVTLDFGPDGTPYQPAYPPQAIAGRGAGWYRGDGHLHTVYSDGRRTPQEVAAGARAAHMDFMISTDHNTPASHGVWGPLAGEDLLIMTGEEVTTRNGHYLALGLKPGEWIDWRYRAREKGFEEAAQRIHASGGLVVPAHPYCPYVACRWKFGYDDADAVEVWTGPWTVDDEFSVNTWDSMLVHSVRTNGRWLPAMGNSDAHSVPQVIGWPHNVVNASALSHDAILDGIRNGRSWIAESAGISLEFAVKSGGKAAGIGERLSVADDAPVTVSATVAGVPNGVVRFITDEGQTQQITLPASGQGTSTWITTPQLAAYIRVEVRHPKSDGTSGSGTEMGPNLSLGAMAALTNPIFLGNGK; from the coding sequence GTGACATCACCCTGCCAAGCCCACAGCGGCGACACCCCAGCCCTCCTCTCCCCGTCACGTCGGGGATTCCTCACGGCCGCGCTCACCGGCGCGGCGCTGACCCTCGCACCGATGACCTTCGCCACCGCGGACACCGGCACGAGCCGAACCAAGACACTCACCGGCCACCTCGACCCCGGAGCCGCTGACTTCGTATACCTCCCGGTCGAGATTCCGGCCGGGGTCAACAAGATCAGCGTCTCGTACTCCTACAACAAGCCCACGATCACACCGGGCCTCCTCGTGAACGCCTGCGACATCGGCATCTTCGACGAGAAGGGCACCGACCTCCAGGGCAAGGGCTTCCGCGGATGGTCCGGCGGCTTCCGCACAGAATTCTCCATCAGCGCCGCGGAAGCAACTCCCGGCTACCTCGCCGGGCCGATCGGCAAGGGCACGTGGAACGTCATCCTCGGCCCGTACCAGGTGTCCGAGCATGGCCTTGACTACACGGTGACCGTCACGCTCGATTTCGGCCCCGACGGCACGCCGTACCAGCCCGCGTACCCGCCGCAGGCGATCGCGGGTCGCGGCGCCGGGTGGTACCGCGGCGACGGCCACCTGCACACCGTCTACTCGGACGGAAGGCGGACCCCGCAGGAAGTCGCTGCCGGCGCCCGGGCCGCACACATGGACTTCATGATCTCCACGGACCACAACACGCCGGCGTCCCACGGCGTGTGGGGCCCCCTCGCGGGGGAAGACCTGCTCATCATGACCGGCGAAGAGGTCACAACCCGCAACGGCCACTACCTCGCGCTCGGCCTCAAGCCGGGCGAGTGGATCGACTGGCGCTACCGCGCGCGCGAGAAGGGCTTCGAGGAAGCTGCACAGCGGATCCACGCCTCCGGCGGGCTCGTGGTCCCGGCCCATCCGTACTGCCCCTACGTCGCGTGCCGCTGGAAGTTCGGCTACGACGACGCCGACGCCGTCGAGGTGTGGACCGGCCCGTGGACGGTCGACGACGAGTTCTCCGTCAACACGTGGGATTCCATGCTCGTCCATTCCGTACGGACTAATGGCCGTTGGCTGCCCGCGATGGGCAACAGCGATGCGCACAGCGTCCCGCAGGTCATCGGATGGCCGCACAATGTGGTCAACGCGTCCGCGCTCTCGCACGACGCGATCCTTGACGGCATCCGCAACGGGCGCTCATGGATCGCCGAGTCGGCAGGCATCTCACTCGAATTCGCCGTCAAGTCGGGCGGGAAGGCGGCCGGCATCGGCGAGCGCCTGAGCGTGGCCGACGACGCGCCGGTCACCGTCTCGGCGACGGTCGCCGGTGTGCCGAACGGCGTGGTGCGGTTCATCACCGACGAGGGCCAGACGCAGCAGATCACGCTGCCCGCGTCCGGTCAGGGCACGAGCACGTGGATCACGACGCCGCAGCTCGCGGCCTACATCCGCGTCGAGGTTCGGCACCCGAAGAGCGACGGCACGTCGGGCAGCGGCACGGAGATGGGCCCGAACCTTTCGCTCGGGGCCATGGCGGCGCTGACGAACCCCATCTTCCTCGGGAACGGGAAGTAG
- a CDS encoding LOG family protein: MNATPAPLPRTLEVESLGHFDALVAGGAASMAGWQVQSVDLTERSSALKALDPAGAMFLGCRLQPGMEQSLRARGALVFPVLPGLPFDPYRPALYTGPELYTGVEYRPYEETPDARIYAWTQQQGRVGVESAISAALHDHHIGEALQDALQGPFAGRKIVGVMGGHAGLRGSSVYDDAAHLGRGLAAAGHVVATGGGPGAMEAANLGAYLAAFPESALDAALHEIAVVPGFRPSVSSWARAALAVLGRFPGGTPSLGIPTWFYGHEPPNLFATHIAKYFANSVREAVLLEKCTGGVVFLPGAAGTVQEVFQDACENYYGTSETITPMVLVGERHWTEELPAWPLLRTLAEGRGMADRLRLVDSVEEAVAALA; encoded by the coding sequence ATGAACGCCACCCCCGCCCCGCTGCCGCGCACGCTCGAGGTAGAGTCCCTCGGGCACTTCGATGCGCTCGTGGCCGGTGGCGCGGCCTCGATGGCCGGGTGGCAGGTGCAGTCGGTGGACCTCACGGAGCGTTCGAGTGCACTCAAGGCCCTCGACCCGGCGGGCGCCATGTTCCTCGGCTGCCGGCTCCAGCCCGGGATGGAGCAGTCCCTGCGGGCAAGGGGCGCACTTGTCTTCCCGGTCCTGCCCGGCCTCCCGTTCGATCCGTACCGCCCTGCGCTCTACACCGGTCCCGAGCTGTACACGGGAGTCGAGTACCGGCCCTACGAGGAGACGCCGGACGCGCGGATCTACGCCTGGACCCAGCAGCAGGGCCGCGTCGGCGTCGAGTCTGCGATCTCCGCTGCCCTCCACGACCACCACATCGGCGAAGCGCTGCAGGACGCGCTCCAGGGGCCGTTCGCCGGGCGGAAGATCGTGGGCGTCATGGGCGGACACGCCGGACTCCGGGGGAGTTCGGTGTACGACGACGCCGCGCACCTCGGGCGCGGGCTCGCGGCGGCCGGGCATGTGGTCGCCACGGGTGGCGGGCCGGGCGCGATGGAGGCCGCGAACCTCGGAGCCTACTTGGCGGCCTTCCCGGAATCGGCCCTTGATGCGGCGCTCCACGAGATCGCCGTCGTGCCCGGCTTCAGGCCCTCGGTGAGCTCATGGGCGCGCGCCGCGCTCGCGGTGCTGGGCCGGTTCCCGGGCGGGACGCCGAGCCTCGGCATCCCCACGTGGTTCTACGGCCATGAGCCGCCCAACCTGTTCGCGACGCACATCGCCAAGTACTTCGCGAACTCGGTGCGCGAGGCCGTGCTGCTCGAGAAGTGCACGGGAGGCGTCGTGTTCCTGCCCGGTGCCGCGGGCACGGTGCAGGAGGTCTTCCAGGATGCGTGTGAGAACTACTACGGCACGAGCGAGACGATCACGCCCATGGTCCTCGTGGGGGAGCGGCACTGGACTGAGGAGCTCCCGGCGTGGCCGCTGCTGCGGACCCTCGCGGAAGGCCGCGGCATGGCAGACCGCCTCCGCCTCGTCGACTCGGTCGAAGAAGCGGTCGCCGCGCTGGCCTGA
- a CDS encoding MFS transporter: MTIETRLTAQPAAPAETLNTKDMRRILASSFIGSAIEYYDFMLYATAASLVFNKVFFANLGPGFAIFASFVTLAIGYVARPLGGLVFGHFGDILGRKKMLVLSMLIMGAGTVAIGLLPPTAQIGVAAPIALSALRLVQGIAVGGEWGGAALMAIEHAPAKHRGFAAAFANAGGPAGAILGTLALSLFAAVSGNQFLTWGWRVPFLLSALLILVGLVIRLQVSETPAFKRLEAEGERRRVPILDVLRNNKRAVLLGLTATTAFYVCQSMTTVWGVSVAIESGADKNGVLNIKAAAAVLTLIVTFWSARLSDRFGRRRLLAVGTLSGVALAFPIVFLMTNGTLWGFAIAIVLGNGLVQGLLYGPIAAYVAEQFPTRNRYTGASLAYQGASMLGAGFTPMIVAGLALLTGGLWVIGGFWIAILFLAFVAVRATPEGTKRDLD, from the coding sequence ATGACCATTGAAACCAGACTGACCGCGCAGCCCGCCGCGCCGGCCGAGACACTCAACACGAAGGACATGCGCCGCATCCTGGCCTCGTCCTTCATCGGCAGCGCCATCGAGTACTACGACTTCATGCTCTACGCGACGGCGGCGTCCCTCGTGTTCAACAAGGTCTTCTTCGCGAACCTCGGGCCGGGCTTCGCGATCTTCGCCTCGTTCGTCACGCTCGCCATCGGCTATGTCGCGAGGCCGCTCGGCGGGCTCGTCTTCGGCCACTTCGGCGACATCCTGGGCCGGAAGAAGATGCTCGTCCTGTCCATGCTCATCATGGGCGCGGGCACGGTGGCGATAGGCCTTCTGCCCCCGACGGCGCAGATCGGCGTCGCCGCGCCGATCGCCCTCTCCGCGCTCCGGCTCGTCCAGGGCATCGCGGTGGGCGGCGAGTGGGGCGGTGCGGCGCTCATGGCGATCGAGCACGCTCCCGCGAAGCACCGCGGCTTCGCCGCAGCGTTCGCCAACGCGGGTGGCCCGGCTGGCGCGATCCTCGGCACCCTCGCCCTCTCGCTCTTCGCCGCCGTCTCGGGGAACCAGTTCCTCACGTGGGGTTGGCGCGTGCCGTTCCTCCTCTCGGCGCTCCTGATCCTCGTGGGCCTCGTCATCCGGCTGCAGGTGTCAGAGACCCCCGCCTTCAAGCGCCTCGAGGCCGAGGGCGAGAGGCGACGTGTGCCGATCCTCGACGTGCTGCGCAACAACAAGCGCGCGGTCCTCCTCGGCCTGACCGCGACCACCGCGTTCTACGTGTGCCAGTCCATGACCACGGTGTGGGGCGTCTCGGTCGCCATCGAATCCGGTGCGGACAAGAATGGCGTGCTCAACATCAAGGCCGCGGCTGCCGTGCTGACGCTCATCGTGACGTTCTGGTCTGCGCGCCTCTCGGACCGCTTCGGACGACGCCGCCTGCTCGCCGTGGGCACGCTCTCCGGCGTTGCGCTGGCGTTCCCGATCGTCTTCCTCATGACTAACGGCACTCTGTGGGGCTTCGCCATCGCGATTGTGCTCGGCAACGGCCTGGTCCAAGGTCTCCTGTACGGACCGATCGCCGCCTATGTGGCGGAGCAGTTCCCCACCCGCAATCGGTACACCGGGGCATCGCTGGCATACCAAGGTGCGTCGATGCTCGGGGCCGGGTTCACTCCGATGATCGTCGCCGGCCTCGCACTCCTGACGGGCGGCCTCTGGGTGATCGGCGGCTTCTGGATCGCGATCCTGTTCCTCGCGTTCGTGGCGGTGCGGGCCACACCGGAAGGCACGAAGCGCGACCTCGACTGA
- a CDS encoding MBL fold metallo-hydrolase, translating to MALTLEPHVVTLGTAGGPRWWSAPDSGERTGIATAVVVGNAFYLVDLGQGAGRRIAQAGLDLKDLRALFITHLHSDHVYDLAGLGIFGLYALQDRAGTDPVRILGPGNRGELPPVSPRAVVRPEPLAPQSPTPGTREMFETLMAAHATDLNDRILDSLKPSPLDVFRAEDIEIPAGIGYHPNTNATPEMDPFEVYRDELVTVTAILVEHPPVAPAFAFRFDTAEGSVTISGDTCFTPNLITLAQGTDLLLHEAIDFEWVESLYGDKTDDASRAARDHHYKSHTSVREAAKAAEAAGAGTLALHHLVPGHAPDIVWTEAAEHFSGPFVLPSDLDVIPFGRQR from the coding sequence ATGGCCCTCACCCTCGAACCCCACGTCGTCACCCTCGGCACGGCAGGCGGCCCGCGCTGGTGGTCGGCTCCCGACTCAGGTGAGCGGACCGGGATCGCGACCGCGGTCGTCGTCGGCAACGCGTTCTACCTCGTGGACCTCGGCCAGGGCGCCGGGCGCCGGATCGCGCAGGCGGGCCTCGACCTGAAGGACCTGCGCGCGCTGTTCATCACACACCTCCACTCGGACCACGTCTACGACCTCGCCGGGCTGGGCATCTTCGGCCTCTACGCGCTCCAGGACCGCGCGGGGACGGATCCCGTCCGGATCCTCGGCCCCGGCAACCGCGGCGAGCTGCCCCCGGTGTCCCCGCGCGCCGTCGTGCGCCCCGAGCCGCTCGCCCCGCAGAGCCCGACGCCGGGCACGCGCGAGATGTTCGAGACCCTCATGGCCGCGCACGCGACGGACCTCAACGACCGCATCCTCGACTCGCTCAAGCCGAGCCCGCTGGACGTGTTCCGCGCCGAGGACATCGAGATCCCCGCCGGGATCGGCTACCACCCCAACACGAACGCGACCCCCGAGATGGATCCGTTCGAGGTCTACCGGGACGAGCTCGTCACCGTCACCGCGATCCTGGTCGAGCACCCACCGGTGGCGCCGGCCTTCGCGTTCCGCTTCGACACAGCCGAGGGGTCTGTAACGATCTCCGGCGACACCTGCTTCACCCCCAACCTGATCACCCTCGCCCAGGGCACAGACCTGCTCCTGCACGAGGCGATCGACTTCGAGTGGGTCGAGTCCCTGTACGGGGACAAGACCGACGACGCGTCGCGCGCCGCGCGGGACCACCACTACAAGTCCCACACGAGCGTCCGGGAGGCGGCGAAGGCCGCCGAGGCCGCCGGCGCCGGCACCCTGGCGCTGCACCACCTCGTCCCCGGGCATGCCCCGGACATCGTCTGGACCGAGGCCGCCGAGCACTTCTCCGGCCCATTCGTGCTCCCCAGCGACCTCGACGTCATCCCCTTCGGCCGTCAGCGCTGA
- a CDS encoding LysR family transcriptional regulator, with protein MSSEFTLRQLEYFVAVLDAGSVTEAAKRSRISQAAASMAIAQLEKALGVDLFVRSRSKRLVPTAAGTALGGRARRILGEVAEIPGSVRGGWEELRGRVSLGCMIAISPRLMPRLLAETAARWPEIELEFVEGAAEELQRSVADGELDAAFVYSLQAVPGVDLVTIAESRPHIMLANGHPLATRPSLRFADLAEEDAVLFDVPPSAERVTSMFQAVGVEPRVRWRSVVAENIRGIVASGRAYSVTNVWEGMDENFRTAGVVLVPISDPLPSNSVVAAVPPGLRRPRRVDAIIGAAREIAAG; from the coding sequence ATGTCTTCGGAGTTCACCCTCCGCCAGCTCGAATACTTCGTCGCGGTGCTCGACGCAGGCTCGGTCACCGAGGCCGCGAAGCGCAGCCGCATCTCGCAGGCCGCGGCATCGATGGCGATCGCCCAGCTCGAGAAGGCGCTCGGCGTCGACCTCTTCGTGAGATCTCGGTCCAAACGGCTGGTCCCTACCGCAGCGGGAACGGCCCTCGGCGGCAGGGCCCGGCGCATCCTCGGCGAGGTTGCCGAGATCCCGGGCAGCGTGCGGGGAGGCTGGGAGGAGCTCCGCGGGCGCGTCAGCCTCGGGTGCATGATTGCGATCAGTCCCCGGCTCATGCCGAGGCTTCTTGCCGAGACTGCGGCGAGGTGGCCCGAGATCGAGCTCGAGTTCGTCGAAGGCGCGGCCGAGGAACTCCAGCGCTCGGTCGCGGACGGCGAGCTCGACGCCGCGTTCGTCTACTCGCTCCAGGCAGTCCCCGGCGTCGACCTCGTGACGATCGCCGAGTCGCGGCCCCACATCATGCTCGCGAATGGCCACCCCCTCGCAACGAGGCCCTCACTCCGGTTCGCCGACCTCGCCGAGGAGGACGCGGTGCTGTTCGACGTCCCGCCCAGTGCGGAGCGCGTCACCTCGATGTTCCAGGCGGTCGGTGTGGAACCGCGGGTGCGCTGGAGGAGCGTCGTCGCGGAGAACATCCGCGGGATTGTCGCGAGCGGCCGGGCGTACTCGGTGACCAATGTCTGGGAGGGCATGGATGAGAACTTCCGGACCGCTGGCGTGGTCCTCGTGCCGATATCGGATCCGCTGCCGTCCAACTCGGTGGTCGCGGCGGTCCCGCCGGGGCTCCGCCGCCCGCGGCGCGTCGACGCGATCATCGGTGCGGCGCGGGAGATCGCCGCCGGGTAG
- a CDS encoding IclR family transcriptional regulator, translated as MIHTTFSGVATMKPAEAPTLIASVSRALELVDAIASSSRPVPAKQLARVAGLSLGTTYNLLRTLVHEGYLAQEPDGFVLGPAHPSQVAASPGALLARARGALAGLRDHLHAASYLSRYDDGEIEIVDIVDGPTTPRVDLWVGVQESAHATAFGKQILASLPAEARTDYLERHPLVSLTPYTVRTSGELARRAGLTPGLSLDDQEYALGYRCVAVPVAAQGFVGSLAVSLPIGSRASAETIARELGAAAGRLSLTIGAEFTI; from the coding sequence GTGATCCACACCACCTTCTCCGGAGTGGCGACGATGAAGCCGGCTGAAGCCCCAACTCTCATTGCGTCGGTGAGCCGAGCGCTGGAGCTCGTGGACGCAATCGCGAGCTCATCACGGCCGGTGCCGGCCAAACAGCTTGCGCGGGTCGCAGGTCTGAGCCTCGGGACCACGTACAACCTCCTGCGGACTCTGGTCCACGAGGGGTACCTAGCGCAGGAGCCGGATGGGTTTGTGCTCGGCCCCGCCCACCCGAGCCAGGTGGCCGCGAGCCCGGGCGCCCTGCTCGCCCGCGCGCGGGGCGCCCTCGCCGGCCTGAGGGACCACCTGCACGCGGCGTCCTACCTGAGCCGGTATGACGACGGCGAGATCGAGATCGTGGACATCGTTGACGGCCCGACGACCCCGCGGGTTGACCTGTGGGTAGGCGTCCAGGAGAGCGCGCACGCCACGGCGTTCGGCAAGCAGATCCTTGCCTCCCTCCCGGCGGAAGCCCGGACGGACTATCTGGAGCGGCATCCGCTCGTCTCGCTCACCCCCTACACGGTGCGCACGAGCGGCGAGCTCGCGCGCCGGGCCGGGCTTACCCCGGGGCTTTCGCTGGACGACCAGGAGTATGCACTCGGCTACCGCTGCGTCGCCGTGCCCGTAGCCGCGCAGGGGTTCGTCGGGTCGCTGGCCGTCTCGCTCCCAATCGGCTCACGGGCGTCTGCGGAGACTATCGCCCGCGAGCTCGGTGCCGCGGCCGGGCGCCTGTCCCTGACCATCGGGGCAGAGTTCACCATCTGA
- a CDS encoding thiamine pyrophosphate-dependent dehydrogenase E1 component subunit alpha — translation MTIQHAAAPTGLAAAERVELLRTMILIRAFEEAILRDYHADKKPAWDIGAGLIPGEMHLSAGQEPVAAGICAHLTANDAVTATHRPHHLAIAHGMDLNRLAAEIYGRETGLGRGRGGHMHLFDPDTHFSCSGIIAEGYPPALGQAFAFQRRGTDRVAVAVTGEGAANQGGFHESLNLAALWKLPVVFVVEDNDWGISVPRKASTSVASNADRAAGYGMPGVRVEGNDVEAIHAAAGEAVARARSGQGPTLLEVHTLRLWGHFEGDAQGYRPELAEVPEHDPIPAYIKALTDDGALDASAVDGYRAEAVQKVEDALAFAKSSPTPKPEEALRYVFVEGA, via the coding sequence ATGACAATCCAGCATGCCGCCGCCCCCACGGGGCTTGCGGCCGCGGAGCGGGTCGAACTGCTCCGGACCATGATCCTGATCAGGGCCTTCGAGGAGGCGATCCTGCGGGATTACCACGCAGACAAGAAGCCCGCCTGGGACATCGGCGCGGGCCTCATTCCAGGGGAGATGCACCTCTCCGCGGGGCAGGAGCCCGTGGCCGCGGGGATCTGCGCGCACCTCACGGCGAACGACGCCGTCACCGCCACCCACCGCCCGCACCACCTCGCGATCGCCCACGGCATGGACCTGAACCGGCTCGCGGCGGAGATCTACGGCCGCGAGACGGGGCTCGGCCGGGGCCGCGGCGGGCACATGCACCTCTTCGACCCGGACACGCACTTCTCATGCTCCGGCATCATCGCCGAAGGGTACCCGCCCGCGCTGGGGCAGGCGTTCGCGTTCCAGCGCCGCGGCACGGACCGCGTGGCCGTGGCCGTGACAGGCGAGGGCGCAGCGAACCAAGGCGGGTTCCACGAGTCGTTGAACCTCGCGGCCCTGTGGAAGCTCCCGGTCGTGTTCGTGGTCGAGGACAACGACTGGGGCATCTCCGTTCCCCGCAAGGCGTCCACATCCGTGGCGAGCAACGCCGACCGCGCCGCCGGCTACGGGATGCCCGGGGTGCGCGTCGAGGGCAACGACGTCGAGGCGATCCACGCCGCGGCTGGCGAGGCCGTTGCGCGGGCCCGCTCGGGCCAGGGCCCCACCCTCCTCGAGGTGCACACGCTGCGCCTCTGGGGCCACTTCGAGGGCGACGCCCAGGGCTACCGGCCCGAGCTCGCCGAGGTCCCAGAACACGATCCCATCCCGGCCTACATCAAGGCATTGACGGACGACGGCGCGCTGGACGCCTCCGCGGTCGACGGGTACCGCGCCGAGGCGGTACAGAAGGTTGAGGATGCGCTCGCGTTCGCGAAGTCCTCACCCACACCGAAACCAGAGGAAGCCCTCCGGTACGTATTCGTGGAAGGAGCCTGA
- a CDS encoding alpha-ketoacid dehydrogenase subunit beta — MSVTAQNPAAAGAHAPSPVLPVEPEAGTRRLNTAKALQEAIGSQMEANPEVFVMGEDVGAYGGIFSSTTGLLDRFGPQRVIDTPISETAFIGLGIGAAVEGMRPIVELMFVDFFGVCMDQIYNHMAKIHYESGGNVRVPMVLMTATGGGYSDGAQHSQSLWGTFAHLPGMKVVVPSTPYDAKGLMTAAIQSDDPVVYMFHKGVMGLPWMAKNKRSIGAVPEQDYIVPIGKARVAREGTDVSIVTLSLSVHHSLDVAEKLEGEGISVEVLDLRSVVPLDREAIVATAAKTGRVIVVDEDYQSFGLSGEIAATLAENAASRGAAFSRVCVPDVPIPYARDLEYAVLPTPARIEAAVRAAVAG, encoded by the coding sequence ATGAGCGTCACGGCACAGAATCCGGCAGCGGCGGGCGCGCACGCGCCGTCGCCCGTCCTCCCCGTCGAACCCGAAGCGGGCACGCGCCGTCTCAACACGGCCAAGGCCCTTCAGGAGGCGATCGGGTCCCAGATGGAGGCCAACCCCGAGGTGTTCGTCATGGGCGAGGACGTCGGGGCGTATGGCGGCATCTTCTCCTCGACAACCGGGCTGCTCGACAGGTTCGGCCCACAGCGGGTCATCGACACGCCCATCTCGGAGACGGCGTTCATCGGCCTCGGCATCGGGGCGGCCGTGGAGGGGATGCGGCCGATCGTGGAGCTCATGTTCGTCGACTTCTTCGGCGTGTGCATGGACCAGATCTACAACCACATGGCCAAGATCCACTATGAGTCCGGCGGCAACGTCCGCGTGCCCATGGTCCTCATGACGGCCACCGGCGGCGGCTATTCGGACGGGGCGCAGCACTCGCAGTCGCTGTGGGGGACGTTCGCGCACCTGCCGGGGATGAAGGTCGTGGTCCCGTCCACGCCGTACGACGCCAAGGGGCTCATGACCGCCGCGATCCAGTCCGACGACCCCGTGGTGTACATGTTCCACAAGGGCGTCATGGGCCTGCCGTGGATGGCGAAGAACAAGCGGAGCATCGGTGCCGTCCCCGAGCAGGACTACATCGTGCCGATCGGCAAGGCGCGGGTTGCGCGCGAGGGCACGGACGTCAGCATCGTCACGCTGTCCCTGTCCGTGCACCACAGCCTCGACGTCGCGGAGAAGCTCGAGGGGGAGGGGATCAGCGTCGAGGTGCTCGACCTGCGCTCGGTGGTGCCGCTCGACCGCGAGGCCATCGTGGCGACGGCCGCGAAGACCGGCCGGGTAATCGTGGTGGATGAGGACTACCAGTCGTTCGGGCTCTCGGGCGAGATTGCGGCGACTCTCGCCGAGAACGCCGCGAGCCGTGGTGCCGCGTTCTCGCGGGTCTGCGTGCCAGATGTGCCGATCCCGTACGCGCGCGATCTCGAGTATGCCGTGCTTCCGACCCCCGCCCGCATCGAGGCCGCGGTCCGCGCGGCGGTGGCCGGATGA
- a CDS encoding biotin/lipoyl-containing protein — MSTEVRFPKMTDAGDSSGVLATWYVEDGEQVAAGQVLADVAVEKVDAEVTAPVAGTVTRSVAEEAEVAEGAVIATIA; from the coding sequence ATGAGCACGGAGGTCCGCTTCCCCAAGATGACCGACGCAGGAGATTCGTCCGGGGTCCTTGCGACCTGGTACGTCGAGGACGGCGAACAGGTCGCCGCGGGTCAGGTCCTCGCCGACGTTGCCGTCGAGAAGGTCGACGCCGAGGTCACCGCCCCCGTTGCCGGTACCGTGACGCGTTCGGTGGCTGAGGAGGCGGAGGTTGCCGAGGGTGCGGTGATCGCGACAATAGCCTGA